The Tolypothrix sp. PCC 7712 region AAATTCTAGTGGATAAAAAAATTCCCAAATTGAATACTGTTGGTGCAATTATTTTGATTAGCACCATCATCTTATTTATCTCTAGTACCCTCAGACATGAATTATTTAACTCATCTGGAGATTTAGCATTTTTTGACCAAGGAATTTACTTAATTAGTCAGGGAAAAACACCAGTTTCTTCGATAATTGGTTTTCATGCTTTAGCAGATCATGCTGCTTGGATATTATATTTTTTGGCTTTACTCTACAAAATTTACCCTAGCGTTTATTGGCTGTTTGCAGTCCAATCTTTTGCCTTAGCGTTAGGTGCTTTACCTACATACTTGCTAGCATTGCAAGCAGGTTTAGACAAAACTCAAGCAGTCGTCATGATGGCTGTTTACCTACTATATCCAGTAGTTTATAACAGCAATTTGTGTGATTTTCACCCCGATGTAATTGCTGTTCCTGCACTTTTAACAGCAATTTTCGCTGCTAGAAGCAAAAAAATAATTTGGTTTTGCATTAGTATTATTTTGGTTTTAGGTTGTAAAGCCGTACTTTCCTTGACGGTAGCGGCTATGGGGGTGTGGTTATTCTTTTTTGAAAAGCAGCGATTATATGGTGCGATCGCACTTTTTAACGGTACAGCATGGTTTCTGATTGCGAATGAGTTGATTATCCCGTTTTTTGGTGGTGAAGCAGCATTACTCAACCGTCATCTTTATCGCTATAGCTATTTAGGAAACTCATTTTCGGAAACGATACAAATTTTACTATCCCACCCAGAAGTTATTTTCAAAAATATTTTTTCATCTATCAATTTAGAATACTTAGTGAGTTTAATAGCGCCTATATTATGGGGTTTAAAACCACAATATATGATACCTTTAATAGGTGCAATTCCTTGTATCGCATTGAATATACTTGCCGATCATCCCTCACAGAAAAATTTGGTTTTGCATTACTCCCTAGCAGCATTACCATTTTTAATGGTAGCGATAATTGCCAGCCTTGCAAGTGGTAAAGCCTGGATAAAGCAAAATCGGGTAATTATTATATGGTCTTTAATAGGGTTTTTAGTTCTAGGTAAATGGGGATTATTTACTTCTAGGTATCTCAGAAATGTAGATAATTCGCAAGCCACTAAAAATGCGATCGCTTTAATTAAAACTCCAGATAGCGTTTTCACTACAGATATAATTACGCCACATTTAACCCATAGAGAATTAATTAGCTTTAAATATAATCTCAACGACGTAAATAATTATCACTATATATTGCTGAATCTGCGCCATCCTGGTTGGGCAGCAAGTCCAGAAGATTATCAGAACTTATACAATCAGTTGCAAACTCAGCCGGAATTTAAATTGCAATATCAGCGTGATGATGTGTATTTATTTAGTAAAGAGTAGTTAATTTATGGTGCAATTAGACTAAATCCTTCAGCTTCACCTTTAACTTTACTCTTACTAAGATTTATTTTTTGCATAGCATCTTTATCTAACAGCAAATAAGACTTTTTAGCTAACATTTGTTGTAAAACAGGCAAAGGAGCAGCTGTAACCTTACAATCACTATAAAAATCTACACTAGGACGACCATAAGCAAAAGAAGTGTAAATTTGCGTTCCGGCTGGTACATTTGCCCGAATTAATGCGCCTACTGGTTTGGCGGGGAAAGTTTCATTTAACTCCCAAACCCAAGATTTTGAACTCATTAACAAGGCTAAAACTAAATACATCCCAGCAAATAATACTGGAATAAACTTACAATTCTGCTGTTTAATCAACCATGCTGTCATACCCATAGTGATTGCTAAAACAATACTCATGGTGATTAAACTAGGCTGTGGATCGGCAATTAAAAAGTAAACGCAACCTCCACAACCAACAACAGATAAGGCAGCAAATAATACAGTTAAGGCTTTCACTTTTAACTTATCTTGTTGCCAGATTTCAGTTAAGTTAACACCTATTCCTAAAGCTAAAAAAGGATATATCGGCATTACATACCAAGGTAGTTTTGTTCTCATCAAGGAAATAATCCCTAAATAGACAATTGTGGAAACGAGAATTAAACAACCCCAAGCAGTTTGGCGTTTTTTCCAGCTTAAATATAAACCTCCGGGTAAAAACAATAGCCAGGGAAAACCATATTTGAGAATCTCTAGTAAATAATACCAAGGCGGGCCAGTATTTCCTTCTACTGCTGTTCCCAGCCTATCTAAAGCTTGGGCTTGAAAATGCACTTGTAAGAATGCATCACCATAATGTTGATATTGAGCAACATACCATGCGATCGCAGGTGCATTACCTAACAACATTCCCACCCATAAATAAGGATTTTTTAATAAAATGAATTGCCTATTTACCAGAATAAATAACCCAGCAATTCCTGCCAACACTACTACTAACATTCCCTTAGTAAGAGTAATTAGCCCTAAACAAAAACCCACACCCAAAGCATACTTTTGCTGATGACGCGCCTTGAATAAACAAAACAGCAATAGTAGAAAAAACGAAATTGTCATTCCATCTAACATTGCTAATCTACCGTGACGCACCACAGGAAGCATAGTTAAGTAAACTAAAGCAGAAAACAGCGCTGGTAAACTTTCTAAAAAAACCAAACGCCCCACCATGTAAAGTAAAGGTACTCCCAAGGCTGTTAACAACGCGCCAGGAAACCTAGTAGTAAATTCTTGCACTCCTGCGATGTGGTAGCACAATGCAATTAACCACTGCATTAAAGGTGGTTTTAATAAAAATGGTTCTCCTTGAAGAGTAGGGTAAAGCCAGTTTCCTTTGCGATAAATTTCTCTAGCGACAATCGCATAAGTCCCTTCATCCCAGTCTCGTAGGGGTAAGTTACCCAAAAATATCAGCCACAAAACCAGGGAAGCTGCTAATAAAGCTAATAACCATTCTTTGTCTGTGAATGGGCGCATATTTTAAAAGTGAATTAACGGCAAAAATTTCATAATATTTGTGACTGTTTTTAAAGTCTTTAATTCGGGTACATCTGGTTTAAGTTTTTCTGCGATCGCTAATTTTGGTTCTGCTTGTCTAGGTTGAAAATTATATAAATAAACAAACGCTAAGTAAAGCCATGCATAAGGATTTTTGGCATCATATTTAGTTATTTCTGTTAAATTTTGAATTAATTCTGGAACTTGACGCTGTAAAAGTTGTGATAAAGCTAGAGTATAACGCCAATTGAGGTTATTGGGTTCATTCTGCAAATAATAGTTAGCCGCGAATTCAATTTGATTTAAATAATCTTTGTTAGCATCATATTGGTTAAAATTCCCTATTTGCACAAAGATATTATCTAGCTTACCCTGCTGAAATTCTCCAGCTAATTGCGACATTCGAGAAACTAAATCTAATGCTGGTGATTTTGCTATATTTCCTGTGTCTGTCACATCCACACTAGTGTTAGGAATATTGAAAGGTGTAACTTTGCCATTTCTTCTATCCAAATACAAGGCTGATAGTTGATATTTCCCGATTGGTAGCGTTGTTGGGATAAATGTAGATAGATTTTCCGTGACTTGAAAACTACCTTGAGGATGGCATTTTAGCCCACAATATAAATTACCTAAGGCAATGGCATGATCGTGATACCAAGCTGATTGTTCATTTTGCCATTTTAAAAGTAATAAGCCATTTTGCAAATCATCCCATGAACCTGTTATTTGATAAGTAATAGGATTATTTTTACCCACAATTAACTGATTAGCTGCTATTACTTGCTTTAAACTAATGGCAGCATTACTCTCATTTAATTTTTCAACCACTACAGCCGGATTTACGCGCTGATATATTCGTAATTGATCAGCATTAGGCAATCCCCATTCACCCTGTAATTTTAAATCAGGAGAGGACTCAACTAAAGATTTTAATTTGCGTTTAGTTTCCCCTCTTTCACCAGGTTCATCTGGTTCATGATCTCTAGTCACATACCAAGAAAAATTCTCTAAATCTTGCTCTACTTGAGATAAGTTAGTAGTTAATTTCCTACCAGAGACGCGAAAATCAGCTAATGTACCAAAATAATCTAATGTAAACTCATTAACTTGAGGCGTAGAAACCGGGATTACTCCTAAAGTTGTCCTTAAATAGGGATTAGTTTGGTTAATTTTATCGATTAATTGCGTTAAAGGATATTTTTTTCCCTCATCATTAGGTAAATGCTTTCCTCCCCATGCTTGAATTAGGGGTAATGGAAATAAATTATTGATTAAAACTATGCCACTAAGTCCAATAGCCGTAAATCTGACTCTATCAAACCATCTATTCTCAATTAAATGCAATAAATAAGCCAAAATCAAACTAATAACAGGAAAGACAGGCAGAATAAATCTAATATCTTTATTTGTGCCTAGGGAACAGAATATATAACTACTGAATAAGAAGATTAATAACCAATTTAAACCAGGTTGATGCCATATAGCTTTAATTGCTGCCTTTTTAAATTTATTTTTAATTAGATAAACCAATAAAATACCAATGCTAGTAAATAATATTGGTAATCCAATACTTTCAGGTAGCATATTTGGATAAACTAACCATCCAGCAAGAGTTGTGGCTGGTGGATCGCCTTCAGCTTTACCAACATTGTTAGCATTTAATGCAGAGGTAATAATCGTCAGCCAATTTAAGCCGTACCAAAAACCACAAATTAACCAAGCTACAGTTAAGGCTAAACCAGTTTGTAGCAATTTAATATATTGGCGTTTTCTAATAAAGCCAATAAATAGCCAAATACTAGGTACTAAAATAAAAATAAATCCTGTTGGTTTAGCCAGCATTATCAACCCTACTCCTAATCCTAGGCTTAGGGTTAATATCAAGGAATAAAAACCTGTAAAACTATCTTTCCAAACCGTTAAAATCGTAAAAGTAAAGATAACAACTGCCATTAACCCATAATCTAATAAATAATCTGTCCGCATAATTCCCAAAATAGGAAATAACAGACAAAATATGCTGGCGGTTATGCCCACCTGACTACGCTTAAATAAATATTTGCCTAAATGATATACAGATACAATAATTATTGCAGTAAATAATAAATTCACTAAAGTAGCCTGATCGTATCCTCTACCAAATAATAAGAAAAAAGGTACAGTACAAATATAAACAAAAGGTGCACGGTAACTCTGACTGCGCTGCCATAAAGATAACCACCAATCGCCAGAGAAAGGATTAAAATCTTGAAAAACTCGATAATGGTGTAATGCCATTGTTAAATGGGCACTTTGATCGTAAGCAGGGATAGATTCATCTAAGAAAAACCATGTCCTATCTATAATTAAGGCGATTAACCAAATTATGAATAATATGAAGTAATCTTTATTGACTCTAAAAAAATTGGGAGCAGCCATATTTATTAAACAAATTTAACCAAAGATTTTGTGCCACAAACTATCAATGCTTACATAGTTAAAACTATGAACTGATATCTTAAATTGTCTACCATCATCTTGACGTTCAATTTCTAGAAACAGATTCTTAGTCAGAAATTTAGTCTGATTGCTTTAGCCCTATACCGTATGTTAGTGCTGACGACTAACTCATCAAAATTGTTGTTGAGCATTAACTGCTGGTATTTTTCCTCTGGAAGGTATTTTAGTACTGAAGTGACACCTGAGTGGCGATCGCATCTCATTCATCATTCCTATTCTCAGCAGTCGTGATCGGAGTATACATTGCTGAGTTTTATTTTTTACTCCAAATGTTTTCCTTAAGCAATACCGCTAACTTGGCTTTAATACTGTTTACATAGGTGCTATACTTTGTGTCATTATTGATGCCCAGCCTCAACCTTTAGTTTAAGTATTAATCCACAATCTGTTAGGTAGAAGAAACTTGATCTATGCAATCAGCATCAATTTTAGGTTACGCAGTATAATCTAAAACTATATATTTTAGAAAAATACTTTAAAACTGCTGATGACAGCCATCACAGTAGAAATTATATTTAAATGAAATCAAAGTTATGATATGATTACAGCCATCTCTTGTAGATTTTTAAGTAAAAATACGGTAATATATAGCTCTTAATTATAGAAATATATACGTGAATTCTTAAACTTATGCATTGATAAAGTGTAGAAAAGTTTGCTGATTTTAACTATTTACAATTAGCAATAATTTTTCAGCCACTTACTGCAGAAAGTATCAGGATCAAAATCTCTAGCTGATAACCAAATAAAATTTTATTTGATGTCATTAGTAAAGAGTATCTAGCTTAACGACTAAGTTTATTTAAGCAATGAGAAACTATATTCGATTGAATGTAGTCTATTTATTTAATGGCATCAAACAGTAACAGTCGGAGAGTTAACAATTTAACTTTTTTTTAAAAAGAAAAAAATCACTCTCAGCAGTACAATATACCTGATAAACTATGAAACTGAATAATCCTTTCAATGCTAGGAGCGTATATGTAGCCTTCTATCTAGGCTAATTGGGGAGCTAACCTCTTGCGTAAAAGTAAAACAAAGCTTATTACTAAGAGGTAAAGAGTGTGCAAATTAATCAACTCATGAGACAAGGTAGCTGAGTCAATATCAGTAATCCTGCTAGCATAAACCTTATAAAAGTGCAGTCAATCATCGGATTGTACTGTTTCTTAGATTTAACTATTGATATTTACAAGTGCAAATACCAATCTTTGTGGTTTTGGGCTTGGGCATTCCACACTACCAAATACCCTATAGATAGGGTTCTCATCAAGCCAGATAATCTGGTGTTCAGAGAAACTTGTTATATCTATATTACCGATTGCTAAATTATCTGTTAATCTTGATTCAAATTTCAGGATTATCAGTAGTTATATTTGTATCTAAGTATCTAGAGAAAATGTGTTATAACTTACCGTCAGGTACTTAACTGATGGTTCGTCCCTTGAAGGAGCTATATTAAGTGGAAAACAGTAAGTCGTTTTTTTGGCCACAAGGAATATTGATTGCATTAGTTGGCTTAGTTGGGACTTTCAGTCTTGGCTTGATGATGCTTGTCAAACCAAATGCCTCTGATGCTCAAGGTCAGCCTAGTATAAGTGAAACCACTATATCTGCTCAAGCAGGAACTCAACAAAGGATAGAAAGTTTAAAGGCGACAATGCTGACAAGCTGGCAACAACAAGCACAAGCTAAGGGTATGGCTTATCCTTTACCAGCAAGTGTTGTAGGGGCGACCATCAAAGCAGCAAAACTCACTCAAGGACAAAAAGTCATTGCACTGACTTTTGATGACGGCCCTTGGCCTGAGAGTACTGCACAAGTATTAGATATTCTCAAAAAAAATGATATCAAAGCAACGTTTTTTGTAGTAGGGCAGAATGTCAAGAATTTTCCCGACATTTTAAAGCGGGTGGCAGCTGAAGGTCATACTGTTGCTAACCATACGTGGCATCACTGGTATCATTTTATGAATGCACAAACAGCTGCTTATGAAGTTGACAACACAACAGACATAATTTTTAAAACGACGGGTGTGAAAACAAATCTGTTTAGACCACCAGGAGGCATGATGCATAATGGTGTAGCTAATTATGCGAAAAATAGTAAGTATGCAGTAATCATGTGGTCTTCAGACTCTATGGACTACTCCCGTCCAAGTGTGCCACGGTTAATCAATAATGTTTTTAGGGAAGCAAAACCGGGCGGAATCGTGTTGATGCATGATGGTGGTGGCAATCGTTCCCAAACAGTAGAGGCTTTACCAACTATTATTGCCAGATTTAAGAAGGAAGGTTACAGTTTTGTGACTATTCCAGAACTTTTAGAAATGCAAGATAAAGACCAAAAGTTAATTGCTAATAAAAAGTAAAAGGTATCACTAATAATTTACTATTTAAGTTAACTTACAAATTAAAATACCCCACCTAAGCTTTAGGTATTGGTGTTAGCCTCTCAAAGCTTATGTGGGGTTTTGTTATGACCTATGAAAAAGGGTATGGGGCAATACAGTTCAGATAAGATCATTAGTGATTAATTTGTCACTTGGGAAAAAGCTAGCATAATTGGGGGATTCTCCCCCAAACCCCCGATTGGGTGACGGTTGCGTCCCCCAAACCCCCTCCAAAATTATTGTTCGGTTTTTTGTTGAGTAACTAGTTTTTTGGTTTTGTTATCAATTAATTTTCTTAACTGAACTGTATTGGGGCATAGGGCATGGGAAAATTTTCATGCTTGTTTGTGCCAAAATCTGCCGTGAATGGATAATTTGAAACAAAAGAGGGCGGGCTTTCCGTCCCACCCTACAAGAAGAATTTAGATTTTGATGATGTTAGGAAATCCCTAACAATTCCACTCAATTACTAAACTGTACTCAACTGTTTAATTTGGGGATTTGCTTCTGCACTATCAGCTTCGGAAGGTGGAACTAATTGCCAGAATTTAGGTAAGAATTCTTGCCAGTTTTGCAGAATTAACTTCGCTTTTGGTGAACCAGTGCGATCGCAATGGGTTTGAATTAATTCTTGCAGTTGTTTCTCCCCGGCTTCTGTGACTACTCGCTGAATTTTGACAATGTCCTTATTGACTAATTCAGGGAAAGAACCATCTTCATCCAAGAAGTAAGCTAATCCTCCAGTCATCCCCGCAGCAACGTTGCGCCCAACTTTACCCAGGACGACAATCACACCACCAGTCATATATTCACAGCAGTGATCGCCTGCGCCTTCAATGACTGCTAAACCTTTGGAGTTACGTACAGCAAAGCGTTCTCCTGCTAGACCGTTGGCAAATAGCACCCCACCTGTAGCACCGTAGAGGCAGGTATTGCCAATAATTACGTTTTGTGCAGGGTTATAGGTAGCATTAGCGGGAGGTTTGATGATGATTTCACCACCATGCATTCCTTTACCGACATAGTCGTTAGCTTCTCCTTCTAGACGGAGAATCATCCCAGGTAGGTTGAAAGCTCCAAAACTTTGCCCTACACTACCTTGGAAGTTGAGATGAATTTGTCCTGCGAAGCCGCTATCGCCATATTCAGATGCGATCGCACCTGCTAATCTTGCACCGACTGTTCTATCGGTGTTAACGATTTTCACAGTTTTAGCGATGGTAGATTGGTGAAAAATTGCCGCTTTAATATCTGGATCGGCTAGCAATTCATCATCTACAACCGGGCCGTTACTGTGAACTTCTTCATGCACTAACCAGCTACGGTCATTTTTGGTATCTGGTAGCTGCACTAAGCAGTTGAGATTGAGTGATTGGGTTTTGGCGAGTTTGATATCCTCACGCTGTTTTAGCAAATCTGCACGTCCAATGACTTCCGATAGCGAACGGTAGCCTAGTTTCGCCAACAGACTCCGCACTTCTTCTGCAATAAAGTAGAAGAAGTTGACCACATGTTCGGGCATACCGGAGAACCGTTTACGGAGTTCTTCTTTTTGGGAAGCAACACCTACAGGACAGTTATTGGTATGGCAAATCCGCGCCATAATACAGCCTTCAGCAATCATGGCGATGGAACCAAAACCGAATTCTTCACCGCCCATCAATGCACCGATTAGCACATCCCAGCCACTCTTGAGACCGCCATCTACACGCAAAATGACGCGATCGCGCAGGCTATTTTGCATCAGGACGCGATGTACTTCACTTAATCCGAGTTCCCACGGTGAACCCGCGTGTTTAATCGAACTTAGCGGTGACGCACCTGTACCGCCGTCATGACCAGAAATCTGGATGATATCAGCGTTAGCTTTCGCTACCCCAGCCGCAATGGTACCAATACCAATTTCTGCAACTAACTTCACAGATACCTGTGCTTTCGGGTTAATTTGATGCAGGTCAAAAATTAGCTGGGCGAGGTCTTCAATAGAGTAGATGTCATGGTGTGGTGGTGGGGAAATTAATGTGACACCAGGCTTGGAACGCCGCAACATCGCAATGTAAGGACTGACTTTCGGCCCTGGTAATTGTCCACCTTCCCCAGGCTTGGCACCTTGAGCAATTTTAATTTCAATTTGTTTGGCGCTAGCTAAGTAACCAGGTGTGACACCAAATCTTCCCGATGCAACTTGCTTAATGGCGCTGGAAGCTGTGTCACCATTCCGCAAACCTCTTAAGTGGGGGAGAGTAGCTGAGTGACCAGATTCATCAACATCATCCAAAACTTTGTAGCGGACTGGATCTTCGCCACCTTCCCCAGAGTTGGATTTACCACCAATCCTGTTCATGGCGATCGCTAAAGTTTCGTGGGCTTCTCTGGACAACGCACCTAAAGACATTCCACCTGTGCAGAAGCGTTTGACAATCTCGCTGACTGATTCCACTTCTTCTAAAGGAATGGAGGCGCGATCGCTTTGGAAATCTAACAAGTCACGCAAAGCCGTAACTGGGCGATTTTTCAGGTGTTCTTTGTACACTTCGTAGTGGTCGTATTGCTTCCCATCGACTGCTTTATGCAATGCTTTGGCCAGTTCGGGGCTATTCATGTGATATTCGCCGCCACGACGGTACTGCACAAAGCCCAAGTTTTCTAGTTTCTTAATTGTGAGTTCGGGGAAAGCTTTGTGATGGAAGGAGAGAATTTCCTGGGCTAAGTCACTGACAGTCAACCCACCAATGCGGGAAGCTGTACCTTTGAATCCTAGTTCTAGCAAATCTCTACCAATCCCAATAGCTTCAAAGATTTGCGCTGCTTGATAGCTGGACAGCAAAGAAATTCCCATTTTCGAGAGAATTTTTAGCAATCCAGAGGCGATGGCTTTGCGATAGTTAGCGATCGCTTGGTCTAGGGTAATGCTAGCAATTTGACCCCTAGCCATAAACTGCTGCGTCTTGGGATCGCCCCACCAATCGCGGACAGTATCTAAAGCCATGTAAGGACAAACTGCACCAGCCCCATAGCCAATCAAACAGCCAAAGTGATGAGTACTCCAACATTGAGCAGTATCAACAATCAGGGATGCTTTCATCCGCAACCCTTCACGGATCAGGTGATGGTGTACTGCACCTACAGCCAACAGTGGTGGAATATAGCTGTATTCGGTTCCTAGGGAAGAGCGATCGCTCAATATCAAAATCTTGGCACCCGCCCGTACTGATTCCGCAGCTTTGGCTTGTAAAGCCTCTACTGCTGCTTTTAAGCCTTCTGGCCCTGCAGCAATTTCAAATAAAGTTGACAATTGAGCAGTTGTAAAGCCAGAGAGTTTGATCGCCTCTAATTCTGCTTCGGTCAGGACTGGTGAATCTAGTTTGATTCTCTTAGCATATTCTGGCTTGACTTCTAGTAAGTTACCCCGTTCGCCTAGCTCGACTTTCAGAGACATAACTAGCTTTTCTCTGAGGGGGTCAATAGCTGGGTTGGTGACTTGAGCAAAGCGCTGCTTGAAATAGTCATACAGCAAGTGGGGTTTTTCAGACAACACTGCTAGGGGAATATCATCACCCATACAGAAGGTTGGCTCTGAACCTTGCATAGCCATTGGCTGAATCACCATTTCCACATCTTCTGTGGTGTAACCAAAGGCTACTTGATGTTGCAACAAGGTTTTTCTGTCAACTGTTTCTGCGGCTAGGTGTTCATTATTAGTTGCAGCATAGCCGTTACCGTTGCTGTTGGTTGCACCATTGCCATTACCATTGCTGGCTGCAGAATAATCAGCTACCAAGGATTTCAGGTCTTGGCGATACTTTTGCAACCATTCCCCATAGGGGTGTTGCTTGGCAATCCGCTGCTTAATCTCCCAATTTTTGAGCACTTCATTGGTAGTTAAATCCACGGCAATCATTTGCCCTGGGCCCAGTCTACCTTTTTCCACGATGCTAGCTTCCGGTAAATCTACTACACCAGCTTCGGAAGCGACGACGATGTAGTCATCTTTGGTGATTGCATAGCGAGCAGGTCTGAGTCCGTTACGATCTAATGTGGCACCAACTTTTTGCCCATCACTAAATACTAAAAGGGCTGGGCCGTCCCAAGCTTCTTGCAAGCCGCTGTAGTACTCGTAGAAATCGGTAATCTCAGGATAATCCTGTAATGAAGGCTGATTTTGATAAGCTTCTGGAACCAGCATCATCAAGCCTTCCAAAGGACTGCGTCCAGAACGCACCAATAGTTCTAAGACGTTATCTAAGGTGGCAGAGTCGCTGTTGTCAATATGAACTAAGGGCTTGAATTCCTCAATGCGAGACTCCTGCGGAGAGGCTGCGCCAACGCCCCAAACTGGATGGGCTAAACTCGCTTCTCGCGCCATCATCCAGTTAATATTACCCAATAAAGTGTTGATTTCGCCATTATGACCCAACAACCGCATTGGTTGTGCTAAGGGCCATTTGGGCATAGTGTTGGTGCTAAATCGGCGGTGATAAACAGCAAAGGCACTTTTGTAAGCGGGATTTTTTAAATCGAGATAAAAATCTCCCAACACCGCGGAACGCACCATGCCTTTATAGACAATTGTCCGGCTCGATAGAGAGCAAACGTAAAAATCCTCGGAGATGTTTTTTGCAGCTTTAAAAATGCGACGACGGGTAATATACAGCGCCCTTTCTAGTTCTTCACCACTTTTGTTGGCAGCAGCTAGAAAAATTTGCTCAATTTGGGGTTGATTTTCTTTTGCTTGTATCCCTAATGTCTCAGGCTTTACTGGAACTACGCGCCAGCCCAGTACCGTGAATTGTTCTTCAGCCGCAATTTCTTCAACCATTGCTCGGGATTTGGCGGCTGCTTGGGGGTCTTGGGGTAAAAAGATCATCCCCACAGCCAAATTACCTGTAGATGAAGATTCTATCCCCCTTTGGATATACTCTTGCTGGAACAACTCCCAAGGTATGGCGGTCAATATACCTGCACCATCCCCGGAATCTTGATCGGCACTACAACCACCCCGATGTTCTAAGCAAGTTAAGGCTGTTAAGGCTTTGGCAATAATTTCGTGGCTCGCAGAATTTTGGCGATGGGCGATGAATCCCACACCACAGGCATCTCTTTCCTCAACTAACCACCTTTGACCCTGATAACTATCTTTTTCCCTATCTGCAAATGACATGTTCTGCACTTGATTCCTTGGTGTATTATTCATAGCCTAATCCTGAAATGCTGAGTTACTAATTTTGCCGCCGCCAATGAGAAAAATTTCTAAGATTTCGCAATGGAGAATATAAACATTCACCGAAATTTAGGGAAAAAAAATTTTAACTTCGGTCAGTTGTTGTTGTTCTCCCGTGTTAAAATAATCGCGTTATTTTTTTATGTGTTTATGCTGAGTTAGACAAATTACTTTTGCCCTAAATGTCTTTATATTGATATCCTGCGTGAAGCTAAGTAGTTTCTCAATTCTTGCTTTTCCAGATGATGGCTATTTTTCAAGTAAAGCTAGTAATAGCTCACCTGAAACGAAAATCAATCTGATCGCTT contains the following coding sequences:
- a CDS encoding DUF2079 domain-containing protein, encoding MDKKIPKLNTVGAIILISTIILFISSTLRHELFNSSGDLAFFDQGIYLISQGKTPVSSIIGFHALADHAAWILYFLALLYKIYPSVYWLFAVQSFALALGALPTYLLALQAGLDKTQAVVMMAVYLLYPVVYNSNLCDFHPDVIAVPALLTAIFAARSKKIIWFCISIILVLGCKAVLSLTVAAMGVWLFFFEKQRLYGAIALFNGTAWFLIANELIIPFFGGEAALLNRHLYRYSYLGNSFSETIQILLSHPEVIFKNIFSSINLEYLVSLIAPILWGLKPQYMIPLIGAIPCIALNILADHPSQKNLVLHYSLAALPFLMVAIIASLASGKAWIKQNRVIIIWSLIGFLVLGKWGLFTSRYLRNVDNSQATKNAIALIKTPDSVFTTDIITPHLTHRELISFKYNLNDVNNYHYILLNLRHPGWAASPEDYQNLYNQLQTQPEFKLQYQRDDVYLFSKE
- a CDS encoding polysaccharide deacetylase family protein, whose translation is MENSKSFFWPQGILIALVGLVGTFSLGLMMLVKPNASDAQGQPSISETTISAQAGTQQRIESLKATMLTSWQQQAQAKGMAYPLPASVVGATIKAAKLTQGQKVIALTFDDGPWPESTAQVLDILKKNDIKATFFVVGQNVKNFPDILKRVAAEGHTVANHTWHHWYHFMNAQTAAYEVDNTTDIIFKTTGVKTNLFRPPGGMMHNGVANYAKNSKYAVIMWSSDSMDYSRPSVPRLINNVFREAKPGGIVLMHDGGGNRSQTVEALPTIIARFKKEGYSFVTIPELLEMQDKDQKLIANKK
- a CDS encoding ArnT family glycosyltransferase, which gives rise to MRPFTDKEWLLALLAASLVLWLIFLGNLPLRDWDEGTYAIVAREIYRKGNWLYPTLQGEPFLLKPPLMQWLIALCYHIAGVQEFTTRFPGALLTALGVPLLYMVGRLVFLESLPALFSALVYLTMLPVVRHGRLAMLDGMTISFFLLLLFCLFKARHQQKYALGVGFCLGLITLTKGMLVVVLAGIAGLFILVNRQFILLKNPYLWVGMLLGNAPAIAWYVAQYQHYGDAFLQVHFQAQALDRLGTAVEGNTGPPWYYLLEILKYGFPWLLFLPGGLYLSWKKRQTAWGCLILVSTIVYLGIISLMRTKLPWYVMPIYPFLALGIGVNLTEIWQQDKLKVKALTVLFAALSVVGCGGCVYFLIADPQPSLITMSIVLAITMGMTAWLIKQQNCKFIPVLFAGMYLVLALLMSSKSWVWELNETFPAKPVGALIRANVPAGTQIYTSFAYGRPSVDFYSDCKVTAAPLPVLQQMLAKKSYLLLDKDAMQKINLSKSKVKGEAEGFSLIAP